The sequence GGACTGGCATCTCCTGATCCCGTCGGTCATTTTTCTCGGACTCGGCGCGGCATTGATGCTGACGCATCTCGGCTATTGGTACAGCAGGGACGTCTGGCATACGATAGGATCGTACTGGCCGCTGCTGCTTATTCTGATCGGCGCAACGATGCTGTTAAGACGGTGGAAGACGTGACGGCGTTGAGCCGGGGCGCTGAGGGGGAAGGTATCTTAGTGCGCTTCGAGCCAATTCTTCCCGGCCCCGATCTCGACCTCAATCGGGACGTTGAGTTGAAGAGCATTCTTCATATTCCGTTCGACAAGTTCTTGCACAACCTTTTCTTCTTTCTTCAGCACTTCGAACACCAGTTCATCGTGAACCTGCAGGAGCATTTTGCTCTGCAGGTTCTTTGTTTTTAGCTCCCCCTGAATTTTGATCATCGCCAGCTTGATCATATCCGCGGCCGTCCCCTGGATCGGCATGTTGATCGCTTGCCGTTCCGCGTTCGCGCGGAGGTTCGCGTTCTTGCTGTGGATATCCGGCAGATAGCGCCGGCGTTCGAGGAGCGTCGAGACGTAGCCCTCCTGGCGCACCTTCGCGATCGTTTCTGCGATGTACCGGTTGACCTTGGGAAACCGTTCGAAATATCTAGCGATGATCTCCTTTGCCTCGGCCTGCGTGATCTCGAGCCTCGATGCCAGTCCGAACGGACCGATGCCGTACATAATTCCAAAATTCACTTCTTTTGCTTTTCGGCGCATGTCGCGCGTAACATCCTTTTGTGAGACGCCGAACACTTTCGCCGCCGTCGTGGCGTGAATGTCTTCCCCCGAAATGAACGCTCCGAGCAGGCCTTCATCTCCCGAGATATGGGCCATGATGCGCAGCTCAATTTGTGAGTAGTCTGCCGACAGGATCTCCATGTCCTTGCCCCCCGGAACAAATGCCCGGCGGATTTCTCTTCCGATATCGGAGCGGATCGGGATGTTCTGCAAATTCGGGTCGCTGCTCGAGAGCCTGCCGGTGGCCGCGACGGTTTGGTTGAACGATGTATGTACGCGCCCGGTCGCCGGATGGATCAGCCTTGGCAGGGCGTCAATGTAGGTGGATTTCAGCTTCGACAGCTGCCGGTACTCGAGCATACGTTCAACGATCGGATGTTCTCTCCTGAGCGCTTCAAGGACAGCAACGTCCGTCGAGAACCCGGTTTTCGTTTTCCGCACCGGCGATAATTTCAGCTTCTCGAAGAGGATCACAGAGAGCTGCTGCGTCGAGTTGATGTTGAACTTTTCGCCGGCATCATCGTAGATCTTCGAAACGAGAGTATCGAGCTGACGTTCTAGGTCCTTCGACATCCCCGAGAGGAAGGGCACATCGATCGTGATCCCCGCAAATTCCATCTCCGCAAGAACGCCAATAAGCGGGAATTCAACGTCATTGCACAGCGCGATCATTCCCTGAGCGGCGAGTTTATCGTGCAGGACATTCGATAGCTGAAACGTAATGTCGGCATCTTCAGCAGAATAATTTCCCACCTCGGCCACCGGTACATCACGGATATCTTTTCGGTCCTTTCCGGTCCCCGTCAACTCATCAAACGACACCATTGTGTAATTCAGATACTCGCTGGCAAGTGCGTCCAGGTTGTGCTGTCCTTCCGACCGGAGCACGTAGCTTGCGACCATAGTGTCGAATGCTATTCCCCTCGTCCATACGCCCTTGCGCGAGAGAGCGAGCATGTCATATTTCGCGTTCTGTCCGTATTTTCTGACCGTTTCATTCTCAAAGATCGGTTTGATGTCGGAGAGAACTTTTTTCAAGGGGAATAATTTTTCGGCGGGACGCTTTGCGGCTGGCTTTGCCGCGTCAAACAAGGACGTGCCGCCGGATTCCGGGTCTCGCTCAACCTCAACAGGCAGATAATACGCTATGTGCGGTTCAAAACAGAACGAAAGGCCGACAATGTGCGCCTGCAGCGCATCGGTTGAAGTTGTTTCGGTATCGAAAACGAACTCTTTGGCTTTCTTGAGCTCGGAGATCAAGCGCAAATACTTGGCATCCGAATCGATGATGATGTATTCATGCTTCGAGGTTTTGATGTCGGTTGCCGCGGCCGTTTTTGGTTCAACGCTGACTTCGGGAACAGGCCCGGGGGCATCCTCTTTCAGACGCCGGGCAAGACTTCGGAATTCCAGCTTTGTATACAATTCATAGAGGACAGGGACGTTTTTTTCAGCCGATCTCAGTTTATGGAAATCGACCGAGACCGGAGCATTGGTATCGATCGTCACGAGCTTTTTGGACAACAGGGCCATCTCTTTGTGTGCCCGTAGTTTCTCCTGCAATCCCTTCTGAGGAATTTCGTCGACATGAGCGAGGAGATTCTCGATCGTTCTATATTTATTGATCAGCGGCTCGGCGGTCTTGGGCCCGACGCCGGCAACTCCCGGCACATTATCCGATTGGTCGCCGATGAGGCCGAGGATCTCGATGACCTGTCCCGGCGGGACGCCGAATTTTTCGACAACTCCCGATTCGTCGACGACCTCGTCATCGTTCCCCCCTTTGCCGGGACGGTATAATTTTACCGATGAAGAAACAAGCTGCATAAAATCTTTGTCGCTGGTGACGAGAAAAGCATCCACCTTTTCTTTTTCGGCCCGTTTGGCCAGAGTTCCGATGACATCGTCCGCCTCGTAGCCGGGCAGTTCGATCACGGGGACGTTGAACGCGCGGACGACATCCTTCAATGTGTCCATCATTGCGGACATATCTTCCGGCATTTTTTGGCGCGTCGCCTTATACTCTGGGTATGCTTTGTGCCGGAATGTCGGTTCGATGGTGTCGAACACCACGGCGATGTAGTCGGGCTTTCTCTCGTCCAGGATCTTGTTGAGGTAGTTGACAAAACCAAAAACGGCGCTGGTATTTTCCCCCTTTGAATTCATCAATGGATTTCTGATGAAGGCGAAGTACGAGCGATAGGCAAGCGCCATACCGTCCAGGAGGTACAACGTCGGTCTTTGTTTCATTGAGAGTTCAGAGTGATGGGTGGATATGGAGAAAATATACCCAAAGCCAGCTCCAATTGCAAAACCGGGGAGGGGGACCACGTCGACGGGAAGCTGTCTCAAAAATGTATCACTTCATCCTTCCCAACGGGTCTGCGCTACGCAGGATCGTTGAGGATGCGCTCTCCCGCACTTCGGGCAGGATCGCTTACTCCCCTAAGGGACCTTTGAGGACAGGATGAGCCGTCGTAGCTGAATCGAAGGGCTGCAGCATGTCTCCCTCTCTCGTACCCAATCTCCGATTGGGAGCGGAGTGAATATCTTCCCGAAAGACAAGGTACCGAAGCAGCTCCCAAACTGAGTTTGCGAGGGAGAGGCAAACTGTAACACGGTTAAACCCAGCTGTGTTTTGGAAAATACACCATCCTGTCGTATATTTTACTCCTAAGAAAATTCGTATGATCTACTTTCTCATCGTTATTCAAGTTTTGTTGGCGAGCGGGACTCACCTCGTCGCAAAGGCTGTCGTGGGCGACGTCGAGCCGGTAGCCCTCACGTTGCTGAGAACCTGTGTCTCAACCGCGGCGCTCGCATTTATTTTCATCGTCAGAGAAAAGAAAATAAAGATCCGCAAAGAGGATTATGGAATGATGCTGTGGCTCTCATTCATTGTCATTCCGCTTAACCAATTTCTATTTCTGTATGGAATTAAGTACACGACGGCTGCGAACGCATCGCTCCTCTATGCAACCACACCGGTGCTGGTGCTTGTTTTTTCTCATTTTGTCCTCCGGGAAAAATTGACAAGCATGAAGATCGGGGGAGTGTTGACGGCATTCTGCGGAGTAACTCTTGTGATCTTTGAACACGGAGTCAGCCTTTCGTCCGACTATACTTTTGGAAACATCATCATGTTTGTTGCGGTGATTGCCTGGTCGCTGTATACGATTCAAGGGAAGCCGATGGTGGTGAAGTACGGGGCATTTCATGTCGCCTCTTTATCAATGATCGGAGGAATGATCCTTTTTCTTCCGCTGGGAATTTACGGCCTCAGCCGGTTCGATCTCTCCACCCTGACGGCTGCGCACTGGGAAGGAATCCTGTATCTAGGGCTAGGCACTTCTGTCGCGTCATACTTCCTTTGGTACTATGCCCTTGGAAAGATGGAAACAACCAAAGTTGCCATCTTCGCAAATGCCCAGCCGATCGTAACGAGCATTTTTTCATATTTCTTCTTTCATCAATTCATTACTGTCCGCTTTGCTGTGGGGGCTGTTGTTACTCTTGTCGGTGTTGTTCTTACAGAGTTAGGTTGACTTCCGTAGGTTGTCTCGCTTGTATTGATTTATCAATGGCTTCCAGCAATCCCTTAAAATTTCCCCTTGACTTTTTTCCATTGATTGCTATATTTCTATATAGATAGGATTTTATGCACCTATGTTGAGGAGCGATGGTAAGGCGGTCTTGGTGGTTCTTGTTATTGATCGATATTACGGCCTGGTCGGGTTTGGCCCATGTACAGGCACAGACCCTTGATCATTCTTCTCCCAACTCATCCCTCCATGCGTCAGCATCTCCCCAGCCTGATTCATCTCACTCGAACTTAGCTCTTAAGGACACTTCTTCTTCTCTTTCACCAAAGGCTATTCCGACCGAGTCTAGGACTGCGAAAATTGGCGTTGACACGTTGACGGCTGCATCGCCCGATTCGGCAGACGAGGGGGATGAGACCGTCATTGCAGTGCGCCTCGAATCTGCGCGGCAGCATTATCTCTCTGCGCTTCAGGCACAAGCAGCCGGCGATTCCGTCCTCTCATCGAGCGAATTTGAAGAGGCGATCAGCATTTTGAACGAGATCAGCTATTTTCCCGATATTGAAAATAATCAGGAATACAACGACCTCAGCCGGAGCGTTGTTGAAGATTATGAGAAATACATTGCAAGCATTGACGATGTGGGTCCGCAAAGCTCCATTTTTGCGCTGCGTGAAAAATTAAATCTCGAAGTCGAAAACATCGACATTTCGAGCGTTAAAATACCGAATGTCCCGATTCCTCCGACCACAATCCCAATGGAGATGAACGACCTCGTCGAAAAGAATATCATGTTCTTCATCGACAAGGGGCGTGACCATTTTGAGCGTTGGCTGTATTTGTCGGGTAAATATTTTCCGATCATCGGCAAGATCTTCACCGAAGAGGGGGTTCCCAAAGAAATGATGTACCTTGCCATGATGGAAAGCGGGTTGAACCCGTCGGCAAGGTCGTGGGCAAAAGCCGTGGGCATGTGGCAGTTCATGAAAGGAACGGGAGCGCTGTACGGCTTACGGGGGAATTATTGGTATGATGAACGACGTGATTATGAAAAGGCAAGCCGGGCCGCCGCGCGGTATCTGAAAGATCTCCACGATGAATATAACGACTGGCACCTTGCGATCGCCGCGTATAATTCGGGAGGGGGGAGGATCAACAGAGGAATCAGGCGGAGCCACGGCGGCGATTATTGGTCGATGCGCCGCTATTTACCGCGCGAAACGCGGAATTATGTGCCGCAGTACATCGCAGTTTCGCTGATGGCGATGAACCCGGATGCTTACGGGTTTAAGGGAGTGCCCCGAGCGGACAGCCTGACGTACGAATACGTGACAGTGGACGATTGTGTCGATCTGGATGTGCTGGCGGATTGCGCGGGAACGACTGCCGAAACGTTGAGGGAACTGAACCCGGAATTGATCCAGTGGTGCACTCCGCCCAATTATCATGGATATAAACTGAGAATTCCCGTCGGCGCCGCTGAAGCTTTCCAAAAAAAGTATGCTCAGATCCCGGACGATCAAAAGCGCCAGTGGGCCGAGCATAAAATCCGGAGGGGAGACACTCCGGGCGCGATTGCCCGACGGTACGGCATTGCGACCTCCGTGCTCCTGGAAGTCAACAAACTCAATCGTCACAGCAGGTTAAGGATCGGAAATTACCTGATCATTCCGGTCTCAAAGAAGAGACTGCTTGCCGCCAATAGTCAGCCGGCTGCGCAGCAGGAATCCGAACCGGTTCAAAAACCGAAAGTGGTTGCGCACAGATTCCATCGGAGGCAGACGGTGGTCCCTGCAGGGCGCGACAAGATCGCATATGTCGTCAAGAAGAAGGATACTCTCGGGCATATCGCAGAGTGGTTTGACGTTCGTGCCAGCGATTTGCGCAACTGGAACAATATTCCGTACGGACGTTCAATTCAGATCGGCCAGACGATCAATGTGTGGGTGCCGACCGAAAAATTGGCACAGTACACAAAGGTTTTAGCGCTGAGTTTTGAAGAGAAGAACGCCCTCAAAGCTCAGCCGCAGGCTCAACTCCAGGCGACCGCTGCCGTTCATGAGCAGGTTGATGAACAGAATCATTGGGTACAGCACGTTGTCAAAAGGGGAGAAACGCTCGAGAAGATAGCCGGCGACTATAACGTTGCCATCGCAGACCTGAAGAGCTGGAATAAGCTGCGTCGAAACAGGATTTACGCGGGGCAGGCACTCGAGGTTTACGTCGAACCGTCAGCCCGGGAATCAGTTTCCCCGTCGAACTCGCCGAAACAAGCGCCGGCAAAAGCCATTGTTTTTAAGCAGAAAACCATCCGCCACAAAGTCAGACGGGGAGAAACTCTTGAGAAGATCGCCGGCATGTACAATGTCTCCATAGCCGACATCAAGAAATGGAACCGTCTGACCTCATCGCGGGTCTATTCCGGCAAGCGCCTGAAAATTCGGCTGACGTCGGAGAACATCGACTACTATCGCGTCCGCACCGGCGATACGCTGTGGGACATATCAAAAAAATTCGGGGTTTCCGTTAATGACATTCAGCGCTGGAACCCGCTCGCCGACAACATCAAGGTCGGGGACAAGCTCGTCATCTATCAT comes from Bacteroidota bacterium and encodes:
- the polA gene encoding DNA polymerase I, coding for MKQRPTLYLLDGMALAYRSYFAFIRNPLMNSKGENTSAVFGFVNYLNKILDERKPDYIAVVFDTIEPTFRHKAYPEYKATRQKMPEDMSAMMDTLKDVVRAFNVPVIELPGYEADDVIGTLAKRAEKEKVDAFLVTSDKDFMQLVSSSVKLYRPGKGGNDDEVVDESGVVEKFGVPPGQVIEILGLIGDQSDNVPGVAGVGPKTAEPLINKYRTIENLLAHVDEIPQKGLQEKLRAHKEMALLSKKLVTIDTNAPVSVDFHKLRSAEKNVPVLYELYTKLEFRSLARRLKEDAPGPVPEVSVEPKTAAATDIKTSKHEYIIIDSDAKYLRLISELKKAKEFVFDTETTSTDALQAHIVGLSFCFEPHIAYYLPVEVERDPESGGTSLFDAAKPAAKRPAEKLFPLKKVLSDIKPIFENETVRKYGQNAKYDMLALSRKGVWTRGIAFDTMVASYVLRSEGQHNLDALASEYLNYTMVSFDELTGTGKDRKDIRDVPVAEVGNYSAEDADITFQLSNVLHDKLAAQGMIALCNDVEFPLIGVLAEMEFAGITIDVPFLSGMSKDLERQLDTLVSKIYDDAGEKFNINSTQQLSVILFEKLKLSPVRKTKTGFSTDVAVLEALRREHPIVERMLEYRQLSKLKSTYIDALPRLIHPATGRVHTSFNQTVAATGRLSSSDPNLQNIPIRSDIGREIRRAFVPGGKDMEILSADYSQIELRIMAHISGDEGLLGAFISGEDIHATTAAKVFGVSQKDVTRDMRRKAKEVNFGIMYGIGPFGLASRLEITQAEAKEIIARYFERFPKVNRYIAETIAKVRQEGYVSTLLERRRYLPDIHSKNANLRANAERQAINMPIQGTAADMIKLAMIKIQGELKTKNLQSKMLLQVHDELVFEVLKKEEKVVQELVERNMKNALQLNVPIEVEIGAGKNWLEAH
- a CDS encoding LysM peptidoglycan-binding domain-containing protein; its protein translation is MVRRSWWFLLLIDITAWSGLAHVQAQTLDHSSPNSSLHASASPQPDSSHSNLALKDTSSSLSPKAIPTESRTAKIGVDTLTAASPDSADEGDETVIAVRLESARQHYLSALQAQAAGDSVLSSSEFEEAISILNEISYFPDIENNQEYNDLSRSVVEDYEKYIASIDDVGPQSSIFALREKLNLEVENIDISSVKIPNVPIPPTTIPMEMNDLVEKNIMFFIDKGRDHFERWLYLSGKYFPIIGKIFTEEGVPKEMMYLAMMESGLNPSARSWAKAVGMWQFMKGTGALYGLRGNYWYDERRDYEKASRAAARYLKDLHDEYNDWHLAIAAYNSGGGRINRGIRRSHGGDYWSMRRYLPRETRNYVPQYIAVSLMAMNPDAYGFKGVPRADSLTYEYVTVDDCVDLDVLADCAGTTAETLRELNPELIQWCTPPNYHGYKLRIPVGAAEAFQKKYAQIPDDQKRQWAEHKIRRGDTPGAIARRYGIATSVLLEVNKLNRHSRLRIGNYLIIPVSKKRLLAANSQPAAQQESEPVQKPKVVAHRFHRRQTVVPAGRDKIAYVVKKKDTLGHIAEWFDVRASDLRNWNNIPYGRSIQIGQTINVWVPTEKLAQYTKVLALSFEEKNALKAQPQAQLQATAAVHEQVDEQNHWVQHVVKRGETLEKIAGDYNVAIADLKSWNKLRRNRIYAGQALEVYVEPSARESVSPSNSPKQAPAKAIVFKQKTIRHKVRRGETLEKIAGMYNVSIADIKKWNRLTSSRVYSGKRLKIRLTSENIDYYRVRTGDTLWDISKKFGVSVNDIQRWNPLADNIKVGDKLVIYH
- a CDS encoding DMT family transporter, whose protein sequence is MIYFLIVIQVLLASGTHLVAKAVVGDVEPVALTLLRTCVSTAALAFIFIVREKKIKIRKEDYGMMLWLSFIVIPLNQFLFLYGIKYTTAANASLLYATTPVLVLVFSHFVLREKLTSMKIGGVLTAFCGVTLVIFEHGVSLSSDYTFGNIIMFVAVIAWSLYTIQGKPMVVKYGAFHVASLSMIGGMILFLPLGIYGLSRFDLSTLTAAHWEGILYLGLGTSVASYFLWYYALGKMETTKVAIFANAQPIVTSIFSYFFFHQFITVRFAVGAVVTLVGVVLTELG